The Bacteroidota bacterium genome includes a region encoding these proteins:
- a CDS encoding T9SS type A sorting domain-containing protein → MNCLYFDPLDHNILYAGTAGGGLWKSPDAGGTWLPLTDQLPVTSIADIAIDPDNTDIIYVATGDGYAYEASWQADNDFWGGVYSAGILKSTDGGFTWNPTGLSYMQDQLSVVQRIIIHPENTNVLIAATREGIYRTDNGGDTWTLESSAHCYDFAFNTANPDIIYAVGDRDVLKSDNAGVTWTVIQNDLAEYDDRMSIETTVADPDMIYVFAVSVEIFISDNAGVSFTNGASPDGVNDYYGYYDNVLEVSDVNANLLFTGGLDIARSTNGANTWQKKSSWDAWPASNYVHADQKVILCDPLDELIVYAGNDGGIFKSTDKGQTWTDLSEGLRIAQPYRISSSFTDPEIVLSGWQDNGCNLWNGVNWKRVQGGDGMEVIIDYTDSERIYASYQYGYVNRSTDGGDSWTYLPVDGGGWLTPYVMDPINHLVMYYGNGSGGIQKSVNGGTTWSNKPSNLGGEVFAIAVSPADNDYVYACALQTLKVSSNGGDSWTNITAGLPISGIGFNYIGVSDENPQHVWIALSGYDDGNKVYYSENAGSTWTNISGTLPNVPVNTIVYENTSENNRLYIGTDIGVFTKDDLDADWEPYMTGLPNVMIHELEINYASNKLVAATYGRGVWSSDLFEFVTPTIAINVIESEYCPDEDLNISYSATGTFLGGNVFTTQLSDAFGSFASPVNIGSITSIALTGVISCTIPATTDSGSGYRMRVVSSSPAVLGTDNGTDITVTCEIPTALNNITITATTATLEWDAANCADGYTIQYKPVSEPTWITVTTTDPTVVLTGLIPNTLYEWAVSNTCVTSPLVETDFSATEEFTTAQSSLEEILGLSGFSVYPNPFNISTTIQFTLTQEQEIKIELLDITGKIVRQINSEKLTAGFHSFEIVRNELSKGVYTLQFISGDNAAGINLIVD, encoded by the coding sequence ATGAATTGTCTTTATTTTGATCCGCTTGATCATAATATTTTATATGCCGGGACTGCAGGGGGCGGACTATGGAAATCACCCGATGCCGGTGGAACCTGGTTGCCGCTTACCGATCAATTGCCGGTTACCAGTATTGCAGATATTGCAATTGATCCTGATAATACAGATATTATATATGTAGCTACCGGCGACGGATATGCTTATGAAGCCTCATGGCAAGCAGATAATGATTTTTGGGGCGGTGTGTACAGTGCCGGAATTTTAAAATCCACGGATGGTGGTTTTACCTGGAATCCAACGGGTTTGAGTTATATGCAAGACCAACTTTCTGTTGTTCAACGTATCATTATTCATCCTGAAAATACAAATGTTTTAATCGCAGCAACACGTGAAGGAATTTATAGAACCGATAATGGCGGCGATACCTGGACATTGGAAAGTTCAGCACATTGTTATGATTTTGCATTTAATACCGCTAACCCGGATATAATTTATGCTGTAGGTGACCGAGATGTTCTTAAATCTGATAATGCAGGCGTTACCTGGACCGTAATTCAAAATGATCTTGCAGAATATGATGATCGCATGTCAATCGAAACTACGGTGGCTGATCCCGACATGATATATGTGTTTGCAGTTTCTGTAGAAATATTTATAAGCGATAATGCCGGTGTATCTTTTACTAACGGAGCTTCTCCTGATGGGGTTAATGATTATTATGGTTATTATGATAACGTGCTTGAAGTTTCTGATGTAAATGCTAATTTATTATTTACGGGAGGATTAGATATTGCGCGTTCTACAAATGGTGCAAATACCTGGCAAAAAAAATCATCTTGGGATGCATGGCCCGCCTCTAATTATGTTCATGCAGATCAAAAAGTAATACTTTGTGATCCCTTGGATGAATTAATTGTTTATGCAGGAAATGATGGTGGTATATTTAAATCAACAGATAAAGGACAAACATGGACTGACCTTTCAGAAGGGTTAAGAATTGCTCAACCCTATAGAATATCCAGTTCGTTTACTGACCCTGAAATTGTTTTAAGTGGTTGGCAAGACAATGGTTGTAATTTATGGAATGGTGTTAATTGGAAAAGAGTGCAGGGAGGAGATGGTATGGAAGTAATTATTGACTATACCGATTCTGAAAGAATTTATGCTTCGTATCAATACGGATATGTGAACAGATCAACTGATGGTGGCGATAGTTGGACCTATCTTCCTGTTGATGGTGGTGGATGGTTAACGCCTTATGTGATGGATCCGATCAATCATCTTGTAATGTATTATGGAAATGGGTCCGGTGGCATTCAAAAATCTGTAAATGGCGGTACAACCTGGAGCAATAAACCGTCAAATTTAGGCGGAGAAGTTTTTGCAATTGCAGTTTCACCGGCCGATAATGATTATGTTTATGCCTGTGCTTTGCAAACATTAAAAGTTTCTAGTAATGGTGGTGATTCATGGACTAATATTACTGCAGGGTTACCAATATCAGGAATAGGATTTAATTATATCGGAGTTAGTGATGAAAATCCCCAACATGTTTGGATCGCATTAAGTGGATATGATGATGGTAATAAAGTTTATTATTCTGAAAATGCAGGATCAACATGGACAAATATTTCCGGTACACTTCCTAATGTTCCGGTAAATACAATTGTGTATGAAAATACCAGTGAAAATAACAGATTATATATTGGAACTGATATAGGTGTATTTACTAAAGATGATCTTGATGCTGATTGGGAACCCTACATGACAGGTTTACCAAATGTAATGATCCACGAACTGGAAATAAATTACGCGAGTAATAAATTAGTTGCTGCAACTTATGGACGAGGAGTATGGAGTAGTGATCTGTTTGAATTTGTTACTCCTACCATTGCGATTAATGTTATAGAATCGGAATATTGTCCCGATGAAGATCTTAATATTTCTTATTCAGCAACAGGAACATTTTTAGGTGGAAATGTATTCACTACACAATTAAGTGATGCCTTCGGAAGTTTTGCATCTCCGGTTAATATTGGTTCAATTACCTCTATTGCACTTACCGGCGTTATTTCCTGCACCATACCCGCAACTACCGATTCAGGTTCAGGTTATAGAATGCGTGTTGTTTCTTCATCACCTGCTGTTTTAGGGACAGATAATGGTACTGATATAACAGTAACCTGTGAAATTCCTACTGCATTAAATAATATTACCATAACAGCAACAACTGCGACACTGGAATGGGATGCAGCTAATTGTGCAGATGGATATACCATTCAATATAAACCTGTTTCTGAACCAACCTGGATTACAGTTACCACAACTGATCCAACAGTAGTATTAACCGGATTAATTCCAAACACTTTATATGAATGGGCAGTTAGTAATACCTGCGTAACATCACCTTTGGTGGAAACAGATTTTAGTGCTACTGAAGAATTTACCACCGCACAAAGTAGTTTAGAAGAAATATTAGGATTAAGTGGATTCAGTGTATATCCGAATCCGTTTAATATTTCTACTACAATTCAATTTACTTTAACACAGGAACAAGAAATTAAAATCGAATTGCTCGATATCACCGGCAAAATTGTTCGCCAGATAAATTCAGAAAAATTAACAGCAGGATTTCACAGTTTTGAAATTGTAAGAAACGAATTAAGTAAAGGAGTTTATACTTTACAATTTATTTCAGGAGATAATGCTGCAGGAATAAATTTGATCGTTGATTAA
- a CDS encoding S46 family peptidase, which yields MKKYIVLLNFILITNFCRADEGMWLPILLEQLNIADMQARGFKLTAEDIYSVNKSSMKDAVVLFGGGCTGEVISKEGLIITNHHCGFSTINSLSSVENNYLKDGFWAKNKNEEKPCPGLSVTFIISMHDVTDSILPYLNNTMDEGTRNAIIAQLSSRLETQFEKGNHYDATVRSFYYGNEFYLFVTEVFTDIRLVGAPPASVGNFGGETDNWVWPRHTGDFSMFRIYANADNKPAAYDEKNVPFIPRYSFPISLKGVEENDFTMVYGFPGRTQEYLTSYAVDLTINTTNPNRIACRDVRLEIYNKYMSKNDTITLQYASKAKGLANAYKKWKGEMTGLQLNDAVGEKLKYEKLFQQWANTHEGKEYKNLLSEFSEIYASYKTYSELVDYTSEAFYAVELLNFSGGYRKFINMVRSDTIPIDILQKEATKLQGNAAGFYKNYSIKIDREMFAAMMKIYSEKVSKDLQSPYFKEQAIKYNNNFTEWADAIYSKSVFADQNKLNKLLSGFNKKKGKKLMNDPAYKLYEEVTQFYEEQLRSKVNPLAIQINVLMRQYMQAQREMQPKEEFYPDANSTLRLTYGNVKGYIAKDAVYYTSQTTDNGIEEKYIPNDEEFEMPEKLISLMKKNDFGRYANKKGELPIAFIATNHTTGGNSGSPVINAYGQLIGINYDRVWEGTMSDIMYDPDRCRNISLDIRYALFIIDKYGGASNLINEMELIEN from the coding sequence ATGAAAAAATATATTGTTCTGTTGAATTTTATTTTGATAACGAATTTTTGTAGGGCTGATGAGGGCATGTGGCTACCAATATTATTGGAACAATTAAATATTGCAGATATGCAGGCACGTGGATTCAAGCTGACTGCAGAGGATATTTATTCGGTGAATAAAAGCAGCATGAAAGATGCTGTGGTTTTATTCGGTGGTGGATGTACAGGTGAAGTGATCTCGAAAGAGGGATTAATAATTACCAATCACCACTGTGGATTTTCAACTATTAATTCCTTGAGTTCCGTGGAAAATAATTATTTGAAGGATGGATTTTGGGCAAAAAATAAGAACGAAGAAAAACCCTGCCCGGGACTTTCCGTTACATTTATTATAAGTATGCATGATGTTACCGATAGCATACTCCCCTATTTAAATAATACGATGGATGAAGGAACGAGAAATGCCATTATTGCGCAATTATCTTCAAGATTGGAAACACAATTTGAAAAAGGCAACCATTATGATGCAACTGTAAGATCATTTTATTATGGCAACGAATTTTATTTATTTGTGACAGAAGTATTTACCGATATCCGTTTGGTAGGTGCTCCGCCCGCAAGTGTTGGAAATTTTGGCGGAGAAACCGACAATTGGGTTTGGCCGCGGCATACAGGCGATTTTAGTATGTTCAGGATCTACGCGAATGCAGATAATAAACCGGCTGCTTATGATGAAAAAAATGTCCCTTTTATTCCACGTTATTCATTTCCAATTTCACTCAAAGGTGTGGAAGAAAATGATTTTACAATGGTTTATGGATTTCCGGGCCGCACACAGGAATATTTAACTTCTTATGCAGTTGACCTCACAATTAATACAACAAATCCAAATAGAATTGCATGCAGAGATGTACGGTTGGAAATTTATAATAAGTACATGTCGAAAAACGATACCATTACCTTACAATATGCATCAAAGGCAAAGGGACTTGCAAATGCCTATAAAAAGTGGAAAGGTGAAATGACGGGATTACAATTGAACGATGCCGTGGGAGAAAAACTTAAATATGAAAAACTTTTTCAGCAATGGGCTAATACGCATGAAGGAAAAGAATACAAAAATTTATTATCTGAATTTTCAGAAATATATGCCTCCTATAAAACTTATTCGGAACTGGTGGATTATACCTCCGAAGCTTTTTATGCAGTGGAACTCCTGAATTTTTCAGGTGGATACCGAAAATTTATAAATATGGTGCGCAGTGATACTATTCCAATTGATATTTTGCAAAAGGAAGCAACAAAATTGCAGGGAAATGCAGCGGGATTTTATAAAAATTATTCCATAAAGATCGACAGAGAGATGTTTGCTGCTATGATGAAGATTTACTCTGAAAAGGTTTCAAAGGATCTGCAATCTCCATACTTTAAAGAACAGGCAATTAAATACAATAATAATTTTACGGAATGGGCAGATGCAATTTACAGTAAATCCGTATTTGCTGATCAAAATAAATTAAATAAACTTCTTAGTGGATTCAATAAAAAGAAAGGGAAAAAATTAATGAATGATCCAGCATATAAATTATATGAGGAAGTTACACAATTTTATGAAGAACAATTAAGATCTAAAGTAAATCCCTTAGCGATTCAGATAAATGTTTTAATGCGACAATACATGCAGGCACAGCGCGAGATGCAGCCGAAGGAAGAATTTTACCCGGATGCAAATTCCACCTTGCGTTTAACATACGGAAATGTAAAAGGATATATTGCAAAGGACGCGGTTTATTATACGTCCCAAACTACGGATAATGGAATTGAAGAAAAGTATATTCCGAATGATGAAGAATTTGAAATGCCCGAAAAATTAATTTCCCTGATGAAAAAAAATGATTTTGGAAGATATGCGAATAAAAAAGGGGAACTACCTATTGCGTTTATAGCTACAAATCATACCACGGGTGGAAATTCGGGAAGTCCCGTTATTAATGCTTACGGTCAACTGATCGGTATAAATTACGATCGTGTTTGGGAAGGCACCATGAGCGATATCATGTACGACCCCGACAGATGCCGCAATATCTCCCTTGATATTAGATATGCTCTTTTTATCATAGATAAATATGGTGGGGCAAGTAACTTAATAAACGAAATGGAGTTAATTGAGAATTGA
- the recN gene encoding DNA repair protein RecN: MLKTLRISNYAIINEAEINFSDKMNIITGETGAGKSILLGALSLILGERAESKVLFSKDKKCVVEAEFEISHYGLKPFFEEENIDFENLTIIRRELAENGKSRAFINDTPVNLNVLQKLSDKLITIHSQHETMDLGDSAFQLTVIDALANSNELLNTYKTHFHNWRSCSKKLRETEEIASKALKEKDFIEFQFEELDKAELDSINQPELESELTQLTHAEEIKRNLIQSVELLENDSVNVSANLRLVITQLNAIVKYTPEIESYIQRLESSYIEIKDITRDLENRSELVVANPVRSEEITQQLNILFRLQKKHNSNSTEELIQLRDQLKEKLNIFSNSEEEIEKLKKEQNKLLVQTTLAAKKLSEKRVAVFSTLEQSVSKLLTEVGMKDAVLSVKHEFDTEKYLSENGADHIQYLFSANKGSALQDIKKVASGGELSRLMLCIKSLLAKSVALPTLIFDEIDTGVSGEIANKVGNILVKLSANHQLIAITHLPQIASKGQHHLFVYKETNAKTTNTKLKVLNPNERLTEIAQMLSGEKPTKAAMENARELLGF, translated from the coding sequence ATGCTCAAAACACTGCGCATTTCGAACTATGCAATAATTAATGAGGCGGAGATCAATTTTTCTGATAAGATGAATATTATTACAGGAGAAACGGGCGCCGGAAAATCAATTTTATTGGGTGCACTGAGTTTAATACTCGGGGAACGTGCCGAAAGTAAAGTTTTATTCAGCAAGGATAAAAAATGTGTTGTGGAAGCAGAGTTTGAGATCTCACATTATGGTTTAAAACCTTTTTTTGAAGAAGAGAATATCGATTTTGAAAACCTGACCATCATACGCAGGGAATTGGCTGAAAATGGAAAATCGCGTGCCTTTATTAATGATACGCCGGTTAATTTAAATGTGTTACAAAAATTATCCGACAAGCTGATCACCATTCATTCGCAACACGAAACGATGGATCTGGGGGATTCGGCTTTTCAGTTGACTGTTATTGATGCACTTGCTAATTCCAATGAATTATTGAACACTTATAAAACTCATTTTCATAACTGGAGATCGTGCAGTAAAAAACTTCGGGAAACGGAAGAAATTGCGAGTAAAGCATTAAAAGAAAAAGATTTTATCGAATTTCAATTTGAGGAACTCGATAAAGCCGAATTGGACAGTATTAACCAACCAGAACTGGAATCTGAACTTACACAGCTTACTCATGCTGAAGAAATAAAAAGAAATTTAATTCAAAGTGTGGAGTTGCTGGAGAATGATTCAGTAAATGTATCGGCCAATTTGCGATTGGTTATCACACAATTAAATGCCATTGTAAAATACACACCCGAAATTGAAAGTTATATTCAGCGATTAGAATCGAGTTATATTGAAATTAAAGATATTACGAGAGATCTGGAAAACAGATCTGAATTAGTGGTGGCAAATCCGGTGCGGAGTGAGGAGATCACACAACAGTTAAATATTTTATTTCGGCTTCAGAAAAAACACAACAGCAATTCCACAGAAGAACTTATCCAATTAAGGGATCAATTAAAAGAAAAATTAAATATATTCAGTAATAGTGAAGAGGAAATTGAAAAACTGAAGAAAGAACAAAATAAATTATTGGTTCAAACAACACTTGCTGCAAAAAAATTATCGGAAAAACGTGTTGCTGTTTTTTCAACTCTTGAACAATCTGTTTCAAAGCTTCTGACTGAAGTGGGTATGAAAGACGCCGTTCTAAGTGTTAAACATGAGTTTGATACTGAGAAATATCTGTCAGAAAATGGTGCCGATCACATTCAATATTTATTCAGTGCAAATAAAGGTTCTGCTTTGCAGGACATTAAAAAGGTTGCCAGCGGTGGAGAATTATCACGATTAATGTTGTGTATTAAATCACTACTTGCAAAAAGTGTAGCATTACCAACATTAATATTTGATGAAATTGATACTGGCGTTTCCGGTGAGATCGCTAATAAAGTAGGAAATATATTGGTTAAATTATCTGCCAATCACCAATTAATTGCGATCACACATCTCCCCCAAATTGCATCAAAGGGACAACATCATTTGTTCGTCTACAAAGAAACAAATGCCAAAACCACAAACACAAAATTAAAAGTATTAAATCCCAACGAACGTCTCACCGAAATAGCACAAATGTTAAGCGGAGAAAAACCGACTAAGGCAGCTATGGAAAATGCGAGGGAGTTGTTAGGGTTCTGA
- a CDS encoding cupin domain-containing protein has product MENFVDTALLTSREVAPGFFGKFIHSEKMSIVYWEAIEGAEIPLHSHIHEMMVNVIEGKLELNIDGNIRLLEYGTVAFIPGNVPHKAKALTNCKIIDVFYPVREDYK; this is encoded by the coding sequence ATGGAAAATTTTGTTGATACAGCTTTATTGACGTCTCGCGAAGTAGCTCCGGGCTTTTTTGGCAAATTCATTCATTCCGAAAAAATGAGTATTGTCTATTGGGAAGCTATTGAAGGTGCCGAAATACCGCTGCATAGTCATATTCACGAAATGATGGTAAATGTTATAGAAGGAAAACTTGAACTTAACATTGATGGAAATATCCGTTTACTGGAATATGGAACAGTTGCTTTTATTCCGGGAAATGTACCTCATAAGGCAAAAGCACTGACCAACTGTAAAATAATAGATGTGTTCTATCCGGTGAGGGAGGATTATAAATGA
- a CDS encoding T9SS type A sorting domain-containing protein: protein MKKLILSTMLLALSAVIFAQSARIRSEDSNVPEIDNLSGLKPDGEDMESEYVVSGLSDNSAQNGSTDIGNEENPIKSTGKGEIAAEAIRTISTTEVYPNPATDFITISTEIETGTIRILNLLGQEMSNYPVSGKTTSLNISELKEGIYFISVESGTEKIVKKIKVLY, encoded by the coding sequence ATGAAGAAACTTATATTGTCCACCATGTTACTCGCATTATCAGCAGTAATATTTGCACAAAGCGCAAGAATCAGATCAGAGGACTCTAACGTTCCTGAGATCGACAACCTGAGTGGTTTAAAACCTGACGGTGAAGACATGGAATCTGAGTATGTAGTAAGTGGATTATCCGATAATTCAGCGCAAAATGGTTCAACGGACATTGGTAACGAAGAAAATCCTATTAAATCAACAGGTAAAGGTGAGATAGCTGCAGAAGCTATAAGAACTATCAGTACCACCGAGGTTTATCCAAATCCTGCCACTGATTTCATCACTATAAGTACAGAAATTGAAACAGGAACCATACGAATTCTTAATCTATTAGGTCAGGAAATGTCAAATTATCCTGTTTCCGGTAAAACAACTTCTCTTAATATAAGTGAACTGAAAGAGGGAATTTACTTCATCAGTGTTGAATCCGGCACAGAGAAAATAGTTAAAAAAATAAAGGTATTATATTAA
- a CDS encoding carboxypeptidase-like regulatory domain-containing protein: MRILFLLPIFLIAINLQSQTVDSVIQFSGITMSSDSLMAIPYTNIVSLTSGNGTTCNYNGFFSFVAEKGDSVKFTAVGYKDEIFVIPQNLSDNKYSVIQLMTKDTIFLAETIIYPWPSKEDFKSAFLSYNIPDDYYETARKNLEREQLKELGEAMAMDADMNADYQTKQLAQKIYYAGQYPPMRIFDVFAWKEFIEAWKRGDFKKIEN; the protein is encoded by the coding sequence ATGCGTATATTATTTCTTTTACCAATCTTCTTAATTGCAATCAATTTGCAGTCGCAAACTGTAGATAGTGTTATACAATTTTCCGGTATAACAATGTCTAGCGATAGTTTGATGGCTATTCCATATACCAATATCGTTTCTTTAACAAGCGGGAACGGAACTACCTGTAATTACAATGGTTTCTTTTCGTTTGTTGCAGAAAAGGGCGACAGTGTTAAGTTTACTGCCGTGGGTTATAAAGATGAAATTTTTGTTATTCCTCAAAATTTGTCGGATAACAAATATTCTGTTATTCAATTGATGACCAAGGATACCATATTTTTAGCCGAAACAATTATTTATCCCTGGCCTTCCAAGGAAGATTTTAAAAGTGCATTTTTATCCTATAATATACCCGACGACTATTACGAGACCGCGCGAAAAAACCTGGAACGCGAACAATTAAAAGAACTCGGTGAAGCAATGGCCATGGATGCCGATATGAATGCCGATTACCAAACAAAACAACTCGCCCAAAAAATATATTACGCAGGCCAATACCCTCCAATGCGCATCTTCGATGTATTCGCCTGGAAAGAATTTATTGAAGCATGGAAGAGAGGTGATTTTAAGAAAATTGAAAATTGA
- the gcvP gene encoding aminomethyl-transferring glycine dehydrogenase has translation MKLRIATNEKFENRHLGPREHDVREMLHAIGADSIESLINQTIPENIRLKRPLHIGEPMTEHNYLKHLKKLASKNKVYRTYIGLGYHHTLTPSVIKRNVFENPGWYTQYTPYQAEIAQGRLEALLNFQTMISDLTGFEIANASLLDEGTAAGEAMLMFYHHKNKREVLSPNFFVSALCLPQTIDILKTKSEPLGINLVIGDHKTIQLDETYFGALLQYPASNGNIFDYSDFIENAHSHNIYVTLAADILSLAILRSPGELGADCAIGNSQRFGVPMGFGGPHAAFFATKEDFKRDIPGRIIGVSVDRDNNPALRMALQTREQHIRREKATSNICTAQALLAIMASMYGVYHGPTGIKNIAEKVHGLTCVLNDGITKLNFKQTNNYFFDTLYIECGALCGLIHQHAIAKHMNFFYHPNGDIQISLDESTEIEDVKDILEIFSEVKGIQNGHKSDLPNIETLNASIPDQLIRTSSYLTHPVFNTYHSESEMMRYIKRLENKDLSLTTSMIPLGSCTMKLNAATELFPVSWPEFSQIHPFVPAEQVEGYLEIIKELENDLCEITRFEGCSVQPNSGAQGEYAGLMVIRAYHIHHNAAHRNKVLIPASAHGTNPASAVMAGMEVIVVKSDAEGHIDIEDLKLKAEEHQNDLAALMVTYPSTHGVFEETIMLICNIVHQNGGLVYMDGANMNAQVGLTSPAKIGADVCHLNLHKTFAIPHGGGGPGMGPICVNEKLIPFLPGHPLFKTGGNQAIHAINAAPFGSASILLISYAYIKMLGSEGCTNATKYAILNANYLKSKLEKQYDILFVSKSGRVAHEFIIDFRKWKNTIGLEVEDVAKRLMDYGFHAPTVSFPVAGTLMIEPTESESKEELDRFIDAMLGIRKEIEEIENGSADKTDNVLKNAPHTVNDIITADWHHAYTREKAVYPIAYLKDKKFWPSVSRINNTYGDRNLICTCPPIESYMVSAE, from the coding sequence TTGAAACTTCGAATAGCTACCAACGAAAAATTTGAAAATCGCCATCTGGGCCCTCGTGAACACGATGTTAGGGAAATGTTACATGCCATAGGTGCAGATTCTATTGAATCCCTTATAAACCAGACCATTCCTGAAAATATCCGCTTGAAACGACCTCTTCATATAGGAGAGCCAATGACTGAGCACAACTACCTGAAGCACCTTAAAAAGTTAGCTTCAAAAAATAAGGTCTATAGAACCTATATTGGTTTAGGTTATCATCACACACTTACGCCAAGTGTTATAAAACGAAATGTATTTGAAAATCCGGGTTGGTATACGCAATATACGCCCTACCAGGCAGAAATTGCTCAGGGAAGATTAGAGGCGCTGCTTAATTTTCAGACAATGATCTCCGACTTAACTGGATTTGAAATTGCCAATGCCAGTTTGTTGGATGAAGGAACCGCAGCAGGTGAAGCAATGCTCATGTTTTATCATCACAAAAATAAAAGAGAGGTGCTTTCACCCAATTTTTTTGTCAGCGCCTTGTGTTTGCCTCAAACAATTGATATCCTTAAAACTAAATCGGAACCTCTAGGAATAAATTTGGTGATTGGTGATCATAAAACAATTCAATTGGATGAAACCTATTTTGGTGCATTGTTACAATATCCTGCATCAAATGGAAATATTTTTGACTACAGCGATTTCATTGAAAATGCACACAGCCATAACATTTATGTTACACTGGCAGCAGATATTTTATCCTTAGCAATCTTGAGATCACCGGGTGAATTAGGCGCCGACTGCGCAATTGGAAATTCTCAAAGATTTGGAGTACCAATGGGATTTGGTGGTCCGCATGCTGCATTTTTTGCAACAAAAGAGGATTTTAAAAGAGACATTCCCGGAAGAATTATTGGCGTGAGTGTCGACCGCGATAATAATCCTGCTCTGCGCATGGCATTACAAACCCGTGAGCAACATATCAGAAGAGAGAAGGCAACATCAAACATTTGTACTGCACAGGCCTTACTTGCAATTATGGCAAGCATGTATGGTGTTTATCACGGACCAACAGGAATTAAAAACATTGCAGAAAAAGTGCATGGTCTTACCTGTGTATTAAATGATGGAATTACCAAATTGAATTTCAAACAAACAAATAATTATTTTTTCGATACCTTATATATTGAATGTGGTGCACTTTGCGGATTGATCCATCAACACGCAATTGCAAAACATATGAATTTCTTTTATCATCCAAATGGAGATATTCAAATTTCGCTTGATGAGTCAACGGAAATAGAAGATGTAAAAGATATACTCGAAATATTTTCAGAAGTAAAAGGAATTCAAAATGGACATAAATCAGACTTACCCAATATTGAAACTTTAAATGCATCTATTCCCGATCAATTAATTCGCACTTCCTCTTACTTAACTCATCCAGTCTTTAATACCTATCATTCAGAAAGTGAAATGATGCGTTATATAAAAAGATTGGAGAATAAAGATCTTTCGTTAACAACCTCCATGATCCCTCTTGGAAGTTGCACTATGAAATTAAATGCCGCAACGGAATTATTTCCTGTAAGCTGGCCTGAATTTTCTCAAATACATCCTTTTGTTCCAGCTGAACAAGTGGAAGGATATTTAGAAATAATAAAGGAGTTGGAAAATGATCTTTGTGAGATCACCCGTTTTGAGGGATGCAGTGTTCAACCAAATTCAGGTGCGCAGGGAGAATATGCAGGATTAATGGTGATCAGGGCATATCATATTCATCATAATGCTGCGCACAGAAACAAAGTATTAATTCCGGCAAGTGCGCATGGAACAAATCCCGCAAGTGCTGTAATGGCAGGCATGGAAGTTATAGTAGTAAAAAGTGATGCGGAAGGACATATTGATATTGAAGATCTCAAATTAAAAGCAGAGGAACATCAAAATGACCTTGCAGCATTAATGGTAACATATCCTTCCACACACGGAGTTTTTGAAGAGACCATTATGTTGATATGTAATATCGTTCATCAAAATGGCGGACTTGTTTACATGGATGGTGCAAATATGAATGCACAGGTCGGTTTAACTTCACCGGCAAAAATAGGCGCAGATGTTTGCCATCTAAATCTTCATAAAACTTTTGCGATACCACACGGAGGCGGCGGACCCGGAATGGGACCCATTTGTGTGAACGAAAAATTAATTCCTTTTTTACCGGGCCATCCATTATTTAAAACGGGTGGAAATCAGGCAATTCATGCAATTAATGCCGCACCTTTTGGAAGTGCAAGTATTTTATTAATTAGTTACGCATATATTAAAATGCTTGGAAGTGAGGGTTGTACCAATGCAACCAAATATGCAATTTTAAATGCCAATTATTTAAAAAGTAAATTGGAAAAACAATACGATATATTATTTGTGAGTAAAAGTGGTCGAGTGGCACATGAATTTATCATCGATTTTAGAAAATGGAAAAATACCATTGGTTTGGAAGTGGAGGATGTTGCAAAACGATTAATGGATTATGGATTTCATGCTCCAACTGTTTCATTTCCAGTTGCCGGTACTCTGATGATAGAACCAACCGAAAGCGAAAGCAAAGAAGAACTCGACAGATTTATTGACGCAATGTTGGGAATAAGAAAGGAGATTGAGGAAATTGAAAACGGCAGTGCTGATAAAACGGATAATGTATTAAAAAATGCGCCGCATACAGTTAATGATATCATAACTGCAGATTGGCATCATGCATACACCAGAGAAAAAGCAGTTTATCCTATTGCATATTTAAAGGATAAAAAATTCTGGCCAAGTGTAAGCAGGATCAATAATACTTATGGTGATAGAAATTTAATTTGTACTTGTCCGCCCATAGAAAGTTATATGGTAAGTGCTGAATAA